In bacterium, one genomic interval encodes:
- a CDS encoding histidinol-phosphatase HisJ family protein — MPWFSYHGGHSGEFCRHAKGRLEEVVERAWQAGFTHYGLSEHCPRIRSEDVFEDEIDLGVEGLGRLFADYQLEAARLRALYSDRLEILVGFETERLPPDDWARLMTRIREDADPDFIIGSVHHVNAQCIDFSKERTETVMAEIGGRIPLERAYFDDLAELVSELRPEIVGHFDLIRKFDGDGAGFGDEVWPHVERALESVKAA; from the coding sequence ATGCCAAGGGCCGCCTCGAAGAGGTGGTGGAACGAGCGTGGCAGGCAGGCTTCACCCACTACGGATTGAGCGAGCACTGCCCGCGTATTCGAAGCGAGGACGTCTTCGAAGACGAAATCGATCTTGGTGTCGAAGGGTTGGGACGACTCTTCGCCGACTATCAGCTGGAAGCCGCGCGCCTGCGGGCTCTCTACTCGGATCGTCTCGAGATCCTCGTCGGTTTCGAGACCGAGCGCCTGCCTCCCGACGATTGGGCCAGGCTGATGACTCGGATTCGTGAAGATGCCGACCCCGATTTCATCATCGGGAGCGTTCACCACGTGAATGCCCAATGCATCGACTTTTCGAAGGAGCGCACGGAGACCGTCATGGCCGAGATCGGAGGCCGCATTCCCCTCGAGCGGGCGTACTTCGATGATCTTGCAGAGCTCGTCAGCGAATTGCGTCCGGAAATCGTCGGCCACTTCGATCTGATCCGGAAGTTCGATGGCGATGGGGCGGGCTTTGGGGATGAAGTCTGGCCCCATGTCGAGCGCGCACTCGAATCCGTCAAGGCGGCGAG